One window of Drosophila busckii strain San Diego stock center, stock number 13000-0081.31 chromosome 3L, ASM1175060v1, whole genome shotgun sequence genomic DNA carries:
- the LOC108599939 gene encoding IQ motif and SEC7 domain-containing protein 1 isoform X1, producing the protein MEAENKNATEAAAEQQQQQQQQQQQQQQQQQQQLLLHQTTQSLLMASSMLYELPGAMPAALPQVRVSVEDLVRENQALHARIKELSLERDRLVCEVSNLRLELDMSELKRLPLDLEEGFPQKSIERSGSTQYDLAGAPIAASSATDGGNYVYLQNHYAPGAAHNSAASINYPAPQPQMIYQLQQYPTCHQQQQQQQQQQQQHLQQQQHYMQQVAAAAASGNYHHHNHTHHLLHSHSHGHHHHHHAGAVVIAGSGVGTGASMLQHQQQQQQHQQQQHQQQQQQQMHKKNSIRNGGDVLKRTRAQSAYELSQDLLDKQIELLERKYGGVRARNAAVTIQRAFRHYMMVKKFASITAMAKAEKRLSRRMVVTASSLTLAEESGAASVNVSLSSAYGSATESQLEQQQQQQQQQQHQQQQQQPRVTIMAGPPGAASPGLARTPPTRSLSMRERRQLDSSPIPRSQSGASPVSIASSTNSVSALSSHPHVNLLHAAEPHYYAAQALPTAAYYTSYHGSPHELSYASSADTSLNASWVNTSGHSPHTPYYSAAQIYMRPKGGSTTPTPSCGSQGSASGKKVPPEVPKRTSSITAQQQSQLLLLQRQTPPPPSLLRTNGLCKTAENGSLTSVQSSGSDSSVTSAERNLNSDLGSDRSNSPHTWKRGTALNSSQQFSTHSAESVGVAAAHMQVAVAAVTATGGVPPTDDHAISSHTSAAQYEQHEQQQHEAQQQLQAAVGVAQNYKLSETIRKRQYRVGLNLFNKKPEKGITYLIRRGFLENTPQGVARFLITRKGLSRQMIGEYLGNLQNQFNMAVLSCFALELDLSGRQVDVALRKFQAYFRMPGEAQKIERLMEIFSQRYCECNGDIVGRLRSSDTIFVLAFAIIMLNTDLHTPNLKPERRMRVEDFIKNLRGIDDCHDIDKDMLCGIYERVKSDEFKPGSDHVTQVMKVQATIVGKKPNLALPHRRLVCYCRLYEIPDVNKKERPGVHQREVFLFNDLLVITKIFSKKKTSVTYTFRNSFPLCGTVVNLLDMPNYPYCIQLSQKVDGKILITFNARNEHDRCKFAEDLKESISEMDEMEALRIEAELERQKSARNRAPGNADNRDSGVADVEVCPCPYPPGAQAAGEQAPNSADSTQLKRSALSNSLLDMHEQFGNEKPQRRGSVGSLDSGMSVSFQSTTTSSASRENAAAAIAASKMRFQLAPAAAGGAMATPSNVYAAPGMQAYTHANFMQQSQAAYMLQQQQMMQQQQVAQAQMQLQAQAQAQAQAQAQAQAQAQSEVRGRIPGRERKSSRSDDSRSTEV; encoded by the exons CTTTCCGCAGAAGAGCATTGAGCGCAGCGGCTCCACACAATACGATCTGGCCGGCGCACCCATAGCGGCCAGCAGTGCCACCGATGGTGGCAACTATGTTTATCTGCAGAATCATTATGCGCCCGGCGCTGCACACAATTCGGCGGCCAGCATCAATTACCCCGCGCCACAGCCCCAAATGATatatcagctgcagcagtatCCCACGtgccatcagcagcagcaacagcaacagcagcagcagcagcagcacttgcaacagcagcagcactatatgcaacaagtggcagcagcagcagccagtggcAACTATCATCATCACAATCACACACATCACCTGCTACACAGTCACAGCCATGgacaccatcatcatcatcatgccggagctgttgttattgctggcaGTGGCGTTGGCACTGGCGCATCCATgctgcaacatcagcagcagcagcagcaacaccaacagcagcagcatcaacagcagcagcagcagcaaatgcacaaGAAGAACTCCATACGAAATGGCGGCGATGTGCTCAAACGCACGCGCGCACAGTCAGC ctaCGAGCTCTCACAGGATCTGCTGGACAAGCAGATCGAGCTGCTGGAACGCAAGTACGGCGGAGTGCGCGCACGCAATGCGGCCGTAACCATACAGCGCGCCTTTCGTCACTACATGATGGTCAAGAAGTTTGCCTCCATCACGGCCATGGCCAAGGCAGAGAAGCGTCTCAGTCGCCGCATGGTCGTCACCGCCTCCAGTTTGACGCTGGCAGAGGAAAGCGGCGCAGCCTCAGTGAATGTTTCGCTTTCGTCTGCCTATGGCAGCGCTACAGAATCTCAgctggaacagcagcagcagcaacaacagcagcagcagcatcaacagcagcagcagcagcctagAGTCACCATTATGGCTGGACCGCCAGGTGCTGCCTCGCCGGGATTAGCGCGCACGCCGCCCACACGCTCGCTGAGCATGCGAGAGCGACGACAGCTGGACAGCAGTCCCATACCGCGCAGTCAGTCAG GCGCCTCTCCCGTTTCCATTGCCAGCTCCACCAACTCTGTCTCCGCGCTCTCCTCCCATCCACACGTCAATTTGCTGCACGCCGCCGAGCCGCATTACTATGCCGCCCAGGCGCTGCCCACAGCCGCCTACTACACCAGCTACCATGGCTCGCCGCATGAGCTGAGCTACGCCAGCTCGGCGGACACCTCGCTGAACGCCTCGTGGGTGAACACCAGCGGCCACTCCCCACACACGCCCTACTACTCCGCCGCCCAGATCTACATGCGTCCCAAGGGCGGCAgcaccacgcccacgcccagctGCGGCAGCCAGggcagcgccagcggcaaGAAGGTGCCGCCCGAGGTGCCCAAGCGCACCAGCTCCATCACCGCCCAGCAGCAgagccagctgctgttgctgcaacgccaaacgccgccgccgccttcgCTGCTGCGCACCAACGGACTCTGCAAGACCGCGGAGAACGGCAGCCTCACCAGCGTGCAGAGCTCGGGCTCGGACTCGAGTGTAACCTCCGCGGAGCGCAATCTCAACTCGGATCTGGGCTCGGATCGCAGCAATTCGCCGCACACTTGGAAGCGCGGCACGGCGCTCAACAGTTCACAGCAGTTCAGCACGCACTCCGCAGAgtctgtgggcgtggcagccgCCCACATGCAAGTGGCGGTGGCAGCAGTCACAGCCACTGGCGGCGTGCCCCCAACCGATGATCACGCCATCAGCTCGCACACGAGTGCGGCGCAGTATGAGCagcacgagcagcagcagcacgaggcgcagcagcagctgcaggcggcagtgggcgtggcacagaACTACAAGCTGTCCGAGACGATTCGGAAGCGTCAATACCGCGTCGGTCTCAATCTGTTCAACAAGAAGCCGGAGAAGGGCATCACTTATTTGATACGTCGCGGCTTCCTCGAGAATACGCCACAGGGCGTGGCACGTTTCCTCATCACGCGCAAGGGACTGTCGCGGCAAATGATTGGCGAGTACTTGGGCAATCTGCAGAATCAGTTCAACATGGCTGTGCTCAGCTGCTTTGCGCTGGAGCTGGATCTGTCCGGGCGGCAAGTGGATGTGGCGCTGCGCAAATTCCAGGCCTACTTCCGCATGCCGGGCGAGGCGCAGAAGATTGAGCGCCTCATGGAGATTTTCTCGCAGCGCTACTGCGAATGCAACGGCGACATTGTGGGCAGACTCAGAAGTTCCGATACG ATCTTTGTGCTGGCCTTTGCTATTATTATGCTGAATACGGATCTGCATACGCCCAATTTGAAGCCGGAGCGTCGCATGCGCGTTGAGGATTTCATTAAGAATCTGCGTGGCATTGACGACTGCCATGACATAGACAAGGACATGCTCTGCGGCATCTATGAGCGCGTCAAGTCGGACGAGTTCAAGCCGGGCAGCGATCATGTCACACAGGTGATGAAGGTGCAAGCCACAATTGTGGGCAAGAAGCCGAATCTGGCGCTGCCGCATCGTCGACTCGTCTGCTATTGTCGCCTGTATGAAATACCGGATGTGAACAAGAAGGAGCGTCCGGGCGTGCATCAGCGCGAGGTGTTTCTCTTCAACGATCTGCTGGTCATTACCAAAATCTTTAGCAAGAAGAAGACCTCAGTCACATACACGTTTCGCAATAGTTTCCCATTGTGCGGCACTGTGGTCAATCTGCTGGACATGCCCAACTATCCGTACTGCATTCAGCTGTCGCAGAAGGTCGACGGCAAGATACTGATCACATTCAATGCGCGCAACGAGCACGACCGCTGCAAGTTCGCAGAGGATCTCAAGGAGTCCATTAGCGAAATGGATGAAATGGAAGCGCTGCGCATTGAGGCCGAGCTGGAGCGTCAGAAGTCAGCGCGCAATCGTGCCCCAGGCAATGCCGATAATCGCGACAGCGGTGTGGCCGATGTCGAAGTCTGTCCATGTCCCTATCCGCCGGGAGCGCAGGCCGCCGGCGAGCAGGCGCCCAACTCTGCGGATTCGACGCAGCTAAAGCGCAGCGCGCTTAGCAACAGTCTGCTGGACATGCACGAGCAAT TTGGCAACGAGAAGCCGCAGCGTCGTGGCAGCGTCGGCAGCTTGGACAGCGGCATGAGCGTGAGCTTTCAATCGACCACCACCTCGAGTGCATCGCGGGAGAACGCAGCCGCCGCCATAGCCGCCTCCAAGATGCGTTTCCAGCTGGCgcccgcagcagcaggcggcgcCATGGCCACGCCCAGCAATGTGTATGCCGCACCAGGCATGCAGGCCTATACGCATGCCAACTTCATGCAGCAATCCCAAGCGGCGTacatgctgcagcagcagcaaatgatgcaacagcagcaagtggcacaagctcaaatgcaactgcaggcgcaggcgcaggcACAAGCCCAAGCACAAGCGCAAGCTCAGGCGCAGGCGCAGTCTGAAGTCAGAGGACGCATACCAGGACGCGAGCGTAAATCCTCGCGCTCCGATGACTCGCGCTCCACGGAGGTCTAA
- the LOC108599939 gene encoding IQ motif and SEC7 domain-containing protein 1 isoform X3 produces the protein MSNMSSYTAAQYYKTTNMITSNEIYCFPQKSIERSGSTQYDLAGAPIAASSATDGGNYVYLQNHYAPGAAHNSAASINYPAPQPQMIYQLQQYPTCHQQQQQQQQQQQQHLQQQQHYMQQVAAAAASGNYHHHNHTHHLLHSHSHGHHHHHHAGAVVIAGSGVGTGASMLQHQQQQQQHQQQQHQQQQQQQMHKKNSIRNGGDVLKRTRAQSAYELSQDLLDKQIELLERKYGGVRARNAAVTIQRAFRHYMMVKKFASITAMAKAEKRLSRRMVVTASSLTLAEESGAASVNVSLSSAYGSATESQLEQQQQQQQQQQHQQQQQQPRVTIMAGPPGAASPGLARTPPTRSLSMRERRQLDSSPIPRSQSGASPVSIASSTNSVSALSSHPHVNLLHAAEPHYYAAQALPTAAYYTSYHGSPHELSYASSADTSLNASWVNTSGHSPHTPYYSAAQIYMRPKGGSTTPTPSCGSQGSASGKKVPPEVPKRTSSITAQQQSQLLLLQRQTPPPPSLLRTNGLCKTAENGSLTSVQSSGSDSSVTSAERNLNSDLGSDRSNSPHTWKRGTALNSSQQFSTHSAESVGVAAAHMQVAVAAVTATGGVPPTDDHAISSHTSAAQYEQHEQQQHEAQQQLQAAVGVAQNYKLSETIRKRQYRVGLNLFNKKPEKGITYLIRRGFLENTPQGVARFLITRKGLSRQMIGEYLGNLQNQFNMAVLSCFALELDLSGRQVDVALRKFQAYFRMPGEAQKIERLMEIFSQRYCECNGDIVGRLRSSDTIFVLAFAIIMLNTDLHTPNLKPERRMRVEDFIKNLRGIDDCHDIDKDMLCGIYERVKSDEFKPGSDHVTQVMKVQATIVGKKPNLALPHRRLVCYCRLYEIPDVNKKERPGVHQREVFLFNDLLVITKIFSKKKTSVTYTFRNSFPLCGTVVNLLDMPNYPYCIQLSQKVDGKILITFNARNEHDRCKFAEDLKESISEMDEMEALRIEAELERQKSARNRAPGNADNRDSGVADVEVCPCPYPPGAQAAGEQAPNSADSTQLKRSALSNSLLDMHEQFGNEKPQRRGSVGSLDSGMSVSFQSTTTSSASRENAAAAIAASKMRFQLAPAAAGGAMATPSNVYAAPGMQAYTHANFMQQSQAAYMLQQQQMMQQQQVAQAQMQLQAQAQAQAQAQAQAQAQAQSEVRGRIPGRERKSSRSDDSRSTEV, from the exons CTTTCCGCAGAAGAGCATTGAGCGCAGCGGCTCCACACAATACGATCTGGCCGGCGCACCCATAGCGGCCAGCAGTGCCACCGATGGTGGCAACTATGTTTATCTGCAGAATCATTATGCGCCCGGCGCTGCACACAATTCGGCGGCCAGCATCAATTACCCCGCGCCACAGCCCCAAATGATatatcagctgcagcagtatCCCACGtgccatcagcagcagcaacagcaacagcagcagcagcagcagcacttgcaacagcagcagcactatatgcaacaagtggcagcagcagcagccagtggcAACTATCATCATCACAATCACACACATCACCTGCTACACAGTCACAGCCATGgacaccatcatcatcatcatgccggagctgttgttattgctggcaGTGGCGTTGGCACTGGCGCATCCATgctgcaacatcagcagcagcagcagcaacaccaacagcagcagcatcaacagcagcagcagcagcaaatgcacaaGAAGAACTCCATACGAAATGGCGGCGATGTGCTCAAACGCACGCGCGCACAGTCAGC ctaCGAGCTCTCACAGGATCTGCTGGACAAGCAGATCGAGCTGCTGGAACGCAAGTACGGCGGAGTGCGCGCACGCAATGCGGCCGTAACCATACAGCGCGCCTTTCGTCACTACATGATGGTCAAGAAGTTTGCCTCCATCACGGCCATGGCCAAGGCAGAGAAGCGTCTCAGTCGCCGCATGGTCGTCACCGCCTCCAGTTTGACGCTGGCAGAGGAAAGCGGCGCAGCCTCAGTGAATGTTTCGCTTTCGTCTGCCTATGGCAGCGCTACAGAATCTCAgctggaacagcagcagcagcaacaacagcagcagcagcatcaacagcagcagcagcagcctagAGTCACCATTATGGCTGGACCGCCAGGTGCTGCCTCGCCGGGATTAGCGCGCACGCCGCCCACACGCTCGCTGAGCATGCGAGAGCGACGACAGCTGGACAGCAGTCCCATACCGCGCAGTCAGTCAG GCGCCTCTCCCGTTTCCATTGCCAGCTCCACCAACTCTGTCTCCGCGCTCTCCTCCCATCCACACGTCAATTTGCTGCACGCCGCCGAGCCGCATTACTATGCCGCCCAGGCGCTGCCCACAGCCGCCTACTACACCAGCTACCATGGCTCGCCGCATGAGCTGAGCTACGCCAGCTCGGCGGACACCTCGCTGAACGCCTCGTGGGTGAACACCAGCGGCCACTCCCCACACACGCCCTACTACTCCGCCGCCCAGATCTACATGCGTCCCAAGGGCGGCAgcaccacgcccacgcccagctGCGGCAGCCAGggcagcgccagcggcaaGAAGGTGCCGCCCGAGGTGCCCAAGCGCACCAGCTCCATCACCGCCCAGCAGCAgagccagctgctgttgctgcaacgccaaacgccgccgccgccttcgCTGCTGCGCACCAACGGACTCTGCAAGACCGCGGAGAACGGCAGCCTCACCAGCGTGCAGAGCTCGGGCTCGGACTCGAGTGTAACCTCCGCGGAGCGCAATCTCAACTCGGATCTGGGCTCGGATCGCAGCAATTCGCCGCACACTTGGAAGCGCGGCACGGCGCTCAACAGTTCACAGCAGTTCAGCACGCACTCCGCAGAgtctgtgggcgtggcagccgCCCACATGCAAGTGGCGGTGGCAGCAGTCACAGCCACTGGCGGCGTGCCCCCAACCGATGATCACGCCATCAGCTCGCACACGAGTGCGGCGCAGTATGAGCagcacgagcagcagcagcacgaggcgcagcagcagctgcaggcggcagtgggcgtggcacagaACTACAAGCTGTCCGAGACGATTCGGAAGCGTCAATACCGCGTCGGTCTCAATCTGTTCAACAAGAAGCCGGAGAAGGGCATCACTTATTTGATACGTCGCGGCTTCCTCGAGAATACGCCACAGGGCGTGGCACGTTTCCTCATCACGCGCAAGGGACTGTCGCGGCAAATGATTGGCGAGTACTTGGGCAATCTGCAGAATCAGTTCAACATGGCTGTGCTCAGCTGCTTTGCGCTGGAGCTGGATCTGTCCGGGCGGCAAGTGGATGTGGCGCTGCGCAAATTCCAGGCCTACTTCCGCATGCCGGGCGAGGCGCAGAAGATTGAGCGCCTCATGGAGATTTTCTCGCAGCGCTACTGCGAATGCAACGGCGACATTGTGGGCAGACTCAGAAGTTCCGATACG ATCTTTGTGCTGGCCTTTGCTATTATTATGCTGAATACGGATCTGCATACGCCCAATTTGAAGCCGGAGCGTCGCATGCGCGTTGAGGATTTCATTAAGAATCTGCGTGGCATTGACGACTGCCATGACATAGACAAGGACATGCTCTGCGGCATCTATGAGCGCGTCAAGTCGGACGAGTTCAAGCCGGGCAGCGATCATGTCACACAGGTGATGAAGGTGCAAGCCACAATTGTGGGCAAGAAGCCGAATCTGGCGCTGCCGCATCGTCGACTCGTCTGCTATTGTCGCCTGTATGAAATACCGGATGTGAACAAGAAGGAGCGTCCGGGCGTGCATCAGCGCGAGGTGTTTCTCTTCAACGATCTGCTGGTCATTACCAAAATCTTTAGCAAGAAGAAGACCTCAGTCACATACACGTTTCGCAATAGTTTCCCATTGTGCGGCACTGTGGTCAATCTGCTGGACATGCCCAACTATCCGTACTGCATTCAGCTGTCGCAGAAGGTCGACGGCAAGATACTGATCACATTCAATGCGCGCAACGAGCACGACCGCTGCAAGTTCGCAGAGGATCTCAAGGAGTCCATTAGCGAAATGGATGAAATGGAAGCGCTGCGCATTGAGGCCGAGCTGGAGCGTCAGAAGTCAGCGCGCAATCGTGCCCCAGGCAATGCCGATAATCGCGACAGCGGTGTGGCCGATGTCGAAGTCTGTCCATGTCCCTATCCGCCGGGAGCGCAGGCCGCCGGCGAGCAGGCGCCCAACTCTGCGGATTCGACGCAGCTAAAGCGCAGCGCGCTTAGCAACAGTCTGCTGGACATGCACGAGCAAT TTGGCAACGAGAAGCCGCAGCGTCGTGGCAGCGTCGGCAGCTTGGACAGCGGCATGAGCGTGAGCTTTCAATCGACCACCACCTCGAGTGCATCGCGGGAGAACGCAGCCGCCGCCATAGCCGCCTCCAAGATGCGTTTCCAGCTGGCgcccgcagcagcaggcggcgcCATGGCCACGCCCAGCAATGTGTATGCCGCACCAGGCATGCAGGCCTATACGCATGCCAACTTCATGCAGCAATCCCAAGCGGCGTacatgctgcagcagcagcaaatgatgcaacagcagcaagtggcacaagctcaaatgcaactgcaggcgcaggcgcaggcACAAGCCCAAGCACAAGCGCAAGCTCAGGCGCAGGCGCAGTCTGAAGTCAGAGGACGCATACCAGGACGCGAGCGTAAATCCTCGCGCTCCGATGACTCGCGCTCCACGGAGGTCTAA
- the LOC108599939 gene encoding IQ motif and SEC7 domain-containing protein 1 isoform X2 — MSKTHHHSNHRRQLPVPVPALHSSNSLEDSSGSESFLQYDSDKKPPPIVVVVGDGRSRVRRVVRTATRHVTVVSLSTRHKESQTHTSHHVTAVSFPQKSIERSGSTQYDLAGAPIAASSATDGGNYVYLQNHYAPGAAHNSAASINYPAPQPQMIYQLQQYPTCHQQQQQQQQQQQQHLQQQQHYMQQVAAAAASGNYHHHNHTHHLLHSHSHGHHHHHHAGAVVIAGSGVGTGASMLQHQQQQQQHQQQQHQQQQQQQMHKKNSIRNGGDVLKRTRAQSAYELSQDLLDKQIELLERKYGGVRARNAAVTIQRAFRHYMMVKKFASITAMAKAEKRLSRRMVVTASSLTLAEESGAASVNVSLSSAYGSATESQLEQQQQQQQQQQHQQQQQQPRVTIMAGPPGAASPGLARTPPTRSLSMRERRQLDSSPIPRSQSGASPVSIASSTNSVSALSSHPHVNLLHAAEPHYYAAQALPTAAYYTSYHGSPHELSYASSADTSLNASWVNTSGHSPHTPYYSAAQIYMRPKGGSTTPTPSCGSQGSASGKKVPPEVPKRTSSITAQQQSQLLLLQRQTPPPPSLLRTNGLCKTAENGSLTSVQSSGSDSSVTSAERNLNSDLGSDRSNSPHTWKRGTALNSSQQFSTHSAESVGVAAAHMQVAVAAVTATGGVPPTDDHAISSHTSAAQYEQHEQQQHEAQQQLQAAVGVAQNYKLSETIRKRQYRVGLNLFNKKPEKGITYLIRRGFLENTPQGVARFLITRKGLSRQMIGEYLGNLQNQFNMAVLSCFALELDLSGRQVDVALRKFQAYFRMPGEAQKIERLMEIFSQRYCECNGDIVGRLRSSDTIFVLAFAIIMLNTDLHTPNLKPERRMRVEDFIKNLRGIDDCHDIDKDMLCGIYERVKSDEFKPGSDHVTQVMKVQATIVGKKPNLALPHRRLVCYCRLYEIPDVNKKERPGVHQREVFLFNDLLVITKIFSKKKTSVTYTFRNSFPLCGTVVNLLDMPNYPYCIQLSQKVDGKILITFNARNEHDRCKFAEDLKESISEMDEMEALRIEAELERQKSARNRAPGNADNRDSGVADVEVCPCPYPPGAQAAGEQAPNSADSTQLKRSALSNSLLDMHEQFGNEKPQRRGSVGSLDSGMSVSFQSTTTSSASRENAAAAIAASKMRFQLAPAAAGGAMATPSNVYAAPGMQAYTHANFMQQSQAAYMLQQQQMMQQQQVAQAQMQLQAQAQAQAQAQAQAQAQAQSEVRGRIPGRERKSSRSDDSRSTEV, encoded by the exons CTTTCCGCAGAAGAGCATTGAGCGCAGCGGCTCCACACAATACGATCTGGCCGGCGCACCCATAGCGGCCAGCAGTGCCACCGATGGTGGCAACTATGTTTATCTGCAGAATCATTATGCGCCCGGCGCTGCACACAATTCGGCGGCCAGCATCAATTACCCCGCGCCACAGCCCCAAATGATatatcagctgcagcagtatCCCACGtgccatcagcagcagcaacagcaacagcagcagcagcagcagcacttgcaacagcagcagcactatatgcaacaagtggcagcagcagcagccagtggcAACTATCATCATCACAATCACACACATCACCTGCTACACAGTCACAGCCATGgacaccatcatcatcatcatgccggagctgttgttattgctggcaGTGGCGTTGGCACTGGCGCATCCATgctgcaacatcagcagcagcagcagcaacaccaacagcagcagcatcaacagcagcagcagcagcaaatgcacaaGAAGAACTCCATACGAAATGGCGGCGATGTGCTCAAACGCACGCGCGCACAGTCAGC ctaCGAGCTCTCACAGGATCTGCTGGACAAGCAGATCGAGCTGCTGGAACGCAAGTACGGCGGAGTGCGCGCACGCAATGCGGCCGTAACCATACAGCGCGCCTTTCGTCACTACATGATGGTCAAGAAGTTTGCCTCCATCACGGCCATGGCCAAGGCAGAGAAGCGTCTCAGTCGCCGCATGGTCGTCACCGCCTCCAGTTTGACGCTGGCAGAGGAAAGCGGCGCAGCCTCAGTGAATGTTTCGCTTTCGTCTGCCTATGGCAGCGCTACAGAATCTCAgctggaacagcagcagcagcaacaacagcagcagcagcatcaacagcagcagcagcagcctagAGTCACCATTATGGCTGGACCGCCAGGTGCTGCCTCGCCGGGATTAGCGCGCACGCCGCCCACACGCTCGCTGAGCATGCGAGAGCGACGACAGCTGGACAGCAGTCCCATACCGCGCAGTCAGTCAG GCGCCTCTCCCGTTTCCATTGCCAGCTCCACCAACTCTGTCTCCGCGCTCTCCTCCCATCCACACGTCAATTTGCTGCACGCCGCCGAGCCGCATTACTATGCCGCCCAGGCGCTGCCCACAGCCGCCTACTACACCAGCTACCATGGCTCGCCGCATGAGCTGAGCTACGCCAGCTCGGCGGACACCTCGCTGAACGCCTCGTGGGTGAACACCAGCGGCCACTCCCCACACACGCCCTACTACTCCGCCGCCCAGATCTACATGCGTCCCAAGGGCGGCAgcaccacgcccacgcccagctGCGGCAGCCAGggcagcgccagcggcaaGAAGGTGCCGCCCGAGGTGCCCAAGCGCACCAGCTCCATCACCGCCCAGCAGCAgagccagctgctgttgctgcaacgccaaacgccgccgccgccttcgCTGCTGCGCACCAACGGACTCTGCAAGACCGCGGAGAACGGCAGCCTCACCAGCGTGCAGAGCTCGGGCTCGGACTCGAGTGTAACCTCCGCGGAGCGCAATCTCAACTCGGATCTGGGCTCGGATCGCAGCAATTCGCCGCACACTTGGAAGCGCGGCACGGCGCTCAACAGTTCACAGCAGTTCAGCACGCACTCCGCAGAgtctgtgggcgtggcagccgCCCACATGCAAGTGGCGGTGGCAGCAGTCACAGCCACTGGCGGCGTGCCCCCAACCGATGATCACGCCATCAGCTCGCACACGAGTGCGGCGCAGTATGAGCagcacgagcagcagcagcacgaggcgcagcagcagctgcaggcggcagtgggcgtggcacagaACTACAAGCTGTCCGAGACGATTCGGAAGCGTCAATACCGCGTCGGTCTCAATCTGTTCAACAAGAAGCCGGAGAAGGGCATCACTTATTTGATACGTCGCGGCTTCCTCGAGAATACGCCACAGGGCGTGGCACGTTTCCTCATCACGCGCAAGGGACTGTCGCGGCAAATGATTGGCGAGTACTTGGGCAATCTGCAGAATCAGTTCAACATGGCTGTGCTCAGCTGCTTTGCGCTGGAGCTGGATCTGTCCGGGCGGCAAGTGGATGTGGCGCTGCGCAAATTCCAGGCCTACTTCCGCATGCCGGGCGAGGCGCAGAAGATTGAGCGCCTCATGGAGATTTTCTCGCAGCGCTACTGCGAATGCAACGGCGACATTGTGGGCAGACTCAGAAGTTCCGATACG ATCTTTGTGCTGGCCTTTGCTATTATTATGCTGAATACGGATCTGCATACGCCCAATTTGAAGCCGGAGCGTCGCATGCGCGTTGAGGATTTCATTAAGAATCTGCGTGGCATTGACGACTGCCATGACATAGACAAGGACATGCTCTGCGGCATCTATGAGCGCGTCAAGTCGGACGAGTTCAAGCCGGGCAGCGATCATGTCACACAGGTGATGAAGGTGCAAGCCACAATTGTGGGCAAGAAGCCGAATCTGGCGCTGCCGCATCGTCGACTCGTCTGCTATTGTCGCCTGTATGAAATACCGGATGTGAACAAGAAGGAGCGTCCGGGCGTGCATCAGCGCGAGGTGTTTCTCTTCAACGATCTGCTGGTCATTACCAAAATCTTTAGCAAGAAGAAGACCTCAGTCACATACACGTTTCGCAATAGTTTCCCATTGTGCGGCACTGTGGTCAATCTGCTGGACATGCCCAACTATCCGTACTGCATTCAGCTGTCGCAGAAGGTCGACGGCAAGATACTGATCACATTCAATGCGCGCAACGAGCACGACCGCTGCAAGTTCGCAGAGGATCTCAAGGAGTCCATTAGCGAAATGGATGAAATGGAAGCGCTGCGCATTGAGGCCGAGCTGGAGCGTCAGAAGTCAGCGCGCAATCGTGCCCCAGGCAATGCCGATAATCGCGACAGCGGTGTGGCCGATGTCGAAGTCTGTCCATGTCCCTATCCGCCGGGAGCGCAGGCCGCCGGCGAGCAGGCGCCCAACTCTGCGGATTCGACGCAGCTAAAGCGCAGCGCGCTTAGCAACAGTCTGCTGGACATGCACGAGCAAT TTGGCAACGAGAAGCCGCAGCGTCGTGGCAGCGTCGGCAGCTTGGACAGCGGCATGAGCGTGAGCTTTCAATCGACCACCACCTCGAGTGCATCGCGGGAGAACGCAGCCGCCGCCATAGCCGCCTCCAAGATGCGTTTCCAGCTGGCgcccgcagcagcaggcggcgcCATGGCCACGCCCAGCAATGTGTATGCCGCACCAGGCATGCAGGCCTATACGCATGCCAACTTCATGCAGCAATCCCAAGCGGCGTacatgctgcagcagcagcaaatgatgcaacagcagcaagtggcacaagctcaaatgcaactgcaggcgcaggcgcaggcACAAGCCCAAGCACAAGCGCAAGCTCAGGCGCAGGCGCAGTCTGAAGTCAGAGGACGCATACCAGGACGCGAGCGTAAATCCTCGCGCTCCGATGACTCGCGCTCCACGGAGGTCTAA